The genomic region TAAAAGGTTATATAGGTTCAGAGAACAACGCTATAGATGAACAGAAGATAAATCAATCTGGGACCACTGAATAAAAGGGGTCAGCTCGTGGCTAATGGAAGTTCTTGAAGTAAAAGTATGTGGAAGCAGGGAGAGTGTTACTGGCTACTTGTGTTTGAACTCTTCTTTTGGCAGTCTCTAATGATTGTTGCCAGAGAGAAGGTAACTGAGGATTAGGTGAGCCCTGGGTCTGATCTTAGAAAAACTGTCTATTCGtagtaacagattttttttattatttgtactGCAGGCAGCACTGTATGTTGTCTGTCACTGATCAGTTATAACAGCTTGTTGGGAGTCTCCAAGATTTGTTGAAAGGTTATTGTGCAAAGTAGATGGGTGTGACTGGAGAActgatattaattttatttcctttaagtcgttttattttaaattatactgAATTCTCAAAGTAGCAGGTCTTGTGTTTCAAATTTTCCACAAATTTCAAGTATTATATAGGTTGCAGGTTCTCGTATAGCTGTGTTTTAGCAAACAAACTACTAAAAAGTTTAGCAAACAACTTGAAACTTGTCAGCACCAGGTCTAGAATTAGGTGATCAAGCAAAATGTCTAGCATCAGTCTGTGTCTAATTATGGATGCTGTGTAAGTACCCAGAAGAGAATAAGGAAATCTTTTCCTGCCACCTGAAATTATGGGCAGACCAGAAGAAAACAGTGTAGCAGGTACTTTGAGCTTCCCATTATTGCTTTGTTCGTGTCCTTTACCTGCTGAATACTAAGCAGTCTTCTGTCATATTATTAGTTCACCTTTAAAACAAGTCAGACAATTGACCAAGAATCATTTGAGGCTAACAGCCTCATGCCAAATGTAGTAAAGGCCTCATCTGAAATTCTCAGCAGGGTGTGAGTCTCTTAACTTTCATGTGAAGCCCTTAGTTGATTCAGTGTTCAGACTGATCCTGACTCTGTTTTGAGAAGTATTAGAAATAAAAGGGGaacaaaaatctggaaaattgGCTGTAGCTGTCTTTGTGTGGGATGCCTTTGAGAATTCCTTTTGGTTATTTCAAAGTGGATTTGCCAAAGCAGTAAGAAACAGTCAGAAAAGTAGTTCTTGGTGGGAAtatatgtttgattttttttttccaagtctttttCATTGTGATTATCTGATTCTGTAGCCTGCTTAACTTAGTTTTGCAGCCTTTTAAGGTTTTTTCCACCTTGAGAACGGTGCTCAAGGGTAAATGATTACTGGAGTGTCCTCTTCATAAATCAtaagttaataaaaaaagtcctttttgttgttggttttaaGACACCAGCAGCTATGGAAAGGGTGTTTGTTCCGTGAGTTTTCCAACTTATAAATTACTCTTGAGCTCTATACGGGTTCTACAGCTAATTCCTAGGTAGTATTTCCCCTTCTTGATTTAATTGCTTAGCAGTTTGTACAAATTCAagttttctgtagttttttgGGGGCATGCTTTGCGTTTTACTAGGTGGCTTGTCCTTCTCCTGAGCCTTTACTTCACAGTGCAGTGTAGCTGTGGGATAACAGGGCCAAGGGGGAGCTTCTTGGCAGCTGCACAACTTGAAGTATTAATTTCCTGCAGTTCCAGTCAATCCTGTCAGTCTGGAACTATCAGGTTTTGTGCTTCTCTTTGAGATTTGACTTGCAAAAATGGAAGCTGGAAACCCTGGCTTTAGTACACTACTAAGTTTTTGGTTGGTgggtttttcctcttcttaaagaggaaaatgtaaagaaagctttttttttttttttttaattactaaataagcatttcttttcatagtATTTTTCACCTGTGTTCAGAACTTCGTTACTGTCTCTGTAAGACAGTCTTAGATGTTAAGCACTGTAGTTTTTGACAGGGGGGCATAAATTTCCAGCTTGGAATTTGCCTTGCCTTGTGTGCAAATGGAGGTGGATACCAAACCAGTTTCATTAAGGCAGTTTTAACTCTTACCTTAAGCTCTTTATGCACCTGTCTGGTCACACCTCAACTTGAACATCTCCCCCAGCTACACACACTATTCTGAACTAATTGTCTGCCACTCTGGGAAGAcagcttttctgctgctttgacATGACTGACGAGGAGCAAtgcttatttttcagctttctgaagaAGGTACGTGATGTTTCCTCCAGCAGATAGAACTGAGTTAAAAGTAAGATGGAAACATTACTAAAATCCAGTCACGACTTACTGCCCTTATAATGGGGAAGAGTGCATTTCCTCTGCAGTCtgcaacacaaaataaattgcTAAAAGAAAAGGGtgatttcctctttttcagcaAAACTACCTTTTTCCTCCACAGAGCCTTTAAAATGATACACCCTTGCATGGTGTTTTTGATGAATTTCAGTAGATTTTTGCAACTTTGGCCTTGACATCATACATTGTACCATTTTATTCCTTTGCTTCTGTTGAGGCAGCAGAACAGTGAAGTGTGAAGCTTGGTTTCAGTACAGATAACAGCTGAtgattctttttctgctttttcagttgAGATTATTATTTATTGCACTGAAAAATCTAGTTAATGGTattaaaaataggaagaaaggTAATAGGTAACAAATCTCCCTAATTATCTGATAGGGAGGCGTGGGTCTGTTTGATTTTGTCTGCTTTTATCATGCAGAGATGCCAGTTGTGCacctgaattaattttttagtgCTAGTTTTTCCCCTCAAATGTTTCTCTAAAGTCAACACAGTTGATCTGGGATTTACTGTGGAACTGCATCAAGGAAGGCCTTTGTAGAGAAGCATTTAGAGAGGTTAGTGCATCTTCCAAGACTTGCTTACTTTGTTTGAGGTCACAGCTACTTATCTTAGATGATTTGGACTTGGGTTCACCTCAGAGGGGGCCACTGTGATGTCCTGCTTTGACATCAAGCCTTGGAATTTAGGAGAAAGACCTAATCCTGGTTTGCCATAGGAATTAATAGCTTTTTTTGGAgcttctggtttggtttttggtttgggtttttttgtggtttgtttgtttgttttaaacttacACTGACTATAGGGATAAGAACAActgaatttgtatttaaaacaaaaaaacccaaacaaccaaacaaaaccaaaccccccatacacaaaaaaaaaaaaaattataaatgaataaataaatagcagcCAACTACCTGGAAAACAGTTGTTTCATGCACATGGCATTGATCTTACTTTTAGTAAATTCTGATCCAGGAGCAttgtgagtgtgtgttttgCCTGTGGGGTCAGGGCCTGGCTCACACAAGCTTGGTCTCTACCTGAGAAGGAGCAATTCTGCCTCTGAAATCAGTTCAATGGCATTATCTGTTTAATGCTGATCATTTGCCAGCAGTTCTAAACTGAAATAAAGGATGGGTCTGCTTTGTGTGTGCACAAAGTCAGGCATTCTGCAGTCTGAATATGTATTTACTAATAAGTGAGCAGTGATCATGTCAGTTTTATCTGGTGAGTATTTCATAAATACTTGCATGTGAGATGTGTGTTATCATTCAAAATAGATGATGGCATGAATACGAGTGAATCAGGTCTCCAATTTTTAAGGAAAGTAAAGAATTAGAGTTTCTGGCATGGATTGGGGTTTCTATCTTTTTTCCTTATGCATGGCTATAAAACAGTGGACATGTTTCTTAGCAGTAGAGATCTTAAAGGTGAGGATGCTTTTTTGAGGTAGAGTATGCTTTTCTTTGCACTATCTTTTCATAATATTCACTTCAGAGAAAATTGTATGGTGACACAATCTTTGTATTCCTGCTTGTCTGTATTAATACAGCAAAGAGTACTGTCAAGTGCTGTTGTCCCCCTTCATCTTTGTTTTACCCTGTtcatattttcacttttcattttctgttccaTTTATCTGTAGCTGTGTTGTCAAAGTTTCTAGAATATAATAAGACATGTAATATTTTCATACTGCTGAAGCAATTTTTAGCTATAAACAGAGGACCTGAATTAACTCAAAATAAGCTGACAACAGTTGCTTTATGAGCCAGAGGGTGGGGGAAGTCTAAATTACGAGATGACAGTACAACACAGTTGTGCTTTGCCAAAATGATCTGTCATTCTGAAACAGTATTTCCCTCTCTAAATATATTAGTATataattacaattttaaaataaacaaaaacctgtGATTGGTGCTGAAAATTTTTTATTCACCAGGCAGCTGATGCACATACTGATTAGATTTCTTAGCTAACTCCTGTCTGTGCTACAGGTTTGTTAATATAAATTGCAGGTATAGGCAAAAGCAGTGAGGGgttgttctaaaaaaaaaaagaaccaaacaaaaaaccatccTTTTCTATCACAAACcacatcagaagaaaatttgaaagTTTATTGCGTGTGCTTATCTAcaccagtttttattttaattgtcaGTATTtgtaagtttgttttttctcattcatttaaaataacttgATAACAGTGATGATTTCCTTTTAACTGTCTTATAGTTTCTGACTTATCCTGTCTTGCTCTTCTAGAAGGAGTTCTGGAAAGTCTACAAAAATGGACTTCAGGGAGAAAGTAACACAGGACATAACTGGTATTCATTTTACCTTGCATTCCCATTAATCATTGGCCTTTTCATTATCCTCATTGTCATTTTTGTCATATGGAGATGcctgtttaaaaagaaaacgCGTAGACAGTCGGTGTACGTGCATAGGGGAGCCCACGAAGCGATGGGTGACGGTGCAGTGGCTGATGGCAGAGGGCCCCTTCCACCGCCTCTCAGCATTGTTCATTCCCCACAGGAGGAAATGTATGAAGTCAGTGGGCTCTCTCCAGGAGGTCTAAGCTATATGGATGGACGGTCAGACTCAATATCCACAAGGCTCTCAAACTGTGATCCTCCTCCTTCATATGAGGAAGCCACTGGTGAGATCAGTTTGAGGAGAAGTGAAACTGAACAACATTTAGATCCGCCCCCCCAGTACGAAGACATTGTGAATTCCAGTTCAGCCAGTGCCATTGCACTCTCTCCTATTGTCACCAACACTAAGTAAAGCAAGAAGAATGATACTGACTTTTCACAAGTTACTAATTGTTTTGTAGCACTTTATCTGGGCTTATTAtgcatttctgtaatttaatGGACTTGTACAATGAACTTCACTTCTGGTTTAGATTCACTTGTTCTatgggtttgggatttttttcctctacagcAGGTCTTAAAAGAGAAGGAATCTGTGTTGAGAATGTAATGCAGGTGCAAATGTGGTGCTCTGTCATGCTTCTCAAAAGTTCTTCTGCTTTGAGGGATGtcacttgttttattttgaacacTGTCCATATTCCTCACAAGATACATGGgatccccttccccttttttctgcCAACTGTCAGAATTGCCTAAAACAGGGAGTCCTTAAGCAGCATTATAGATAGTTAGGCTAAAGAGGTCTGATTTGGCGTTATTGCCTCTTGTCTGGTTGGTTACTTTTTCTCACTTGGATTTTTGTTACATGCTGCACCCCATCCTGGGCCCTCAGAAGGCTGAGAAGCAGTATGTATGCCTTGGTGTTCAAACCAGCATCTCCTTAGAGTATGATGGCATAATAGCAATAATTTCAGAGTCCTAGTAGTAGAGGTGTATAAATGTTTAGAAGCTAACAATTCAAGACAGTAGTTACTAGATTTAATAGTGTACTTTTCTGTCTGTATTCTGCCTTTCCTTGCTGtattcctgtctttttttaCTTGTGTATTCTATAGGTAAGAAGTGTGCGTGTTGGCTTCAGAACTTGAAAGTTCATGCAATGGTTAATAATGAAATGCTGAAATACTCAAGAGTGGATGAAATCCTGATCATAGTATTGACTGGGACCAGGATATTTTCCATGAACACATAAACCCAAAGGTATTCCTTTCcttcataaaaaggaaaaaaattgaaaccattaggtgtgtgtgtgtgtgacattttttttttcccccccaactATGAAATAAAAACCCTTTCTTCAAATTCTGGTGGCTACAGAAATCCTCTGCAGAGAATGTAGATACTTTTTTCCAGAACCAAATACATTTGTTGCTTATTCATTCTGACAAGGTTCTTCCGTTGCAAAAGTTAAGGCTATGcactgcaataaaataaaactgcttacatttttcattgtttccaAAAACAGTGTAGTGTTTTTATCCATGACATGAATTCTCAAAGCGTGTTCTGTTCTCAGTGTAcagaagttggtttttttcagagctcttAGGTTACAGGTGCTCATCAAAGTCAAAGGTGCTGGGAAGCATGTTAGTCCAGGCTGGCTCCAGAAGTTGTGTGGCCAGCTTGGCTCTGCTGTCACCAATGATGAGCTGTGGAATGCACCTGACATAGGGCAGAACTGTGAGGATTCACACTGCTGGATTTCTAAGGGCACAACCCAGGCACAGTGCCAAGCATTAGTTTGGAGTGACTTTTTCGATACTAGAGCAGGTTTCTGACAAACTTGGTGCAGGTAGGATAGAGTCTTGGACAAAATATCAGCCACCTGGTTTAGACACTGATGATGTTAAGCTGGTGCAATCTGTATTGTGGTGATTCTTTATTCCCTGCTTAATTTAGAATCATTGAATTTTcagggttagaagggacctttaagatcatctagttccagaTCCCAatatgggcagggacaactcccactagatcaggttcctcagagccctctccagcctggccttaaagcttccagggatggggcttccaccagctccctgggcaacctgttccagtgtctcaccaccctcatggtgaagaatttcttcctaaaacctGCTCTAAATCTATgctcctctagtttgaatccattccccctagcCCTATCACTACCAGAGatctttaaaagatttaaaagctAATTGCTCAGTTTAGCTTgtgaatatttatttcagttttcttcaccCCCCACACAGGTAGCATGGCACTTGCTTTCATACTATTCTGTGACCTACTAGTCAGCTAGTGCCAACTGAAATCTACTTAACCCTGAAGAACTACTGTGTAATCTTGCATTTCTTAGAACAGAAACCCAAACTCCATCTTGTTCCAAAGACCCCAGAAGAAATGCCAGTGCCCTCCATTTGATATCCCTGTTGGTATGCTGGATGTGTGCTGGTGTCTGCTGTCTCATGGGGATTTGGCTTGTCTTTTCCCTAAGGAATTTTACggaaagctgctgaaaagaaatgtgtgGATATACATGGGTGTGTGGATGAGCACACTTTTGTAAGAATTTGATGGGAAGTATTGACCAgtgaaggaaatattttgattaattttatgTTTCCATTTTTGGCAAAGGGCAGGTTGCCTAAGTTGTCTACTGGAAATCTTCAGTTGCTAAAGCAAGTTGTAATGGAGTTAATAGATGAACTCGAGGCCAAATTGTtgtcaaaaaaaaccacaacccaaaCCCTCTTGTTTATgtttattgtttaaaaaagatATTGGGCAGAAAAGTACAATATCTTTTAGGCACTTGTGGTAAGAATTGCCTGGGTCTTGTTCTTGGACTGtctgactttttcttttgaagtggCTTTAGCTCTTTTGTGTGCTGAATTGCCACTTGTAGAAGTTAAAGCTCCTTTTATACTGCGTGACAGTTAATATACTGCTTTAGGCAGACATTACCAAAACAAAGTGCCTCATCTCAACATGCAGGAACCACCTCAAAAAGAAGTGGTATTTCAGTGTCCATGCCATATTGGCATCTTCTGtgcctgccagcacagctggcagTTTTAGCAGTAACTTTCAATGTTTGGATACAAGACTTCCCTGTAGGACATGCGTGGAGATCACCCATTTCACATTAGATCATTAAGCAGCTGTCATTTTTTTAGATTACttggccttttctttttttctttttttttttttttaaaaaaaaacaaacaaaaaaaaactttatattCCACCATCACACTTAATGGCTTCATATTTCTGGTTCCCAAGTTGAATATTTTGCTGTATCCTATCGATACTTTTATGTGCCATGCAAAAATGATGCTTGG from Heliangelus exortis chromosome 1, bHelExo1.hap1, whole genome shotgun sequence harbors:
- the PRRG1 gene encoding transmembrane gamma-carboxyglutamic acid protein 1 isoform X1, which encodes MDSVFLTEDKANSVLKRYPRANTFFEEFWQGDIEHECREEICSYEEAREAFENEEKTKEFWKVYKNGLQGESNTGHNWYSFYLAFPLIIGLFIILIVIFVIWRCLFKKKTRRQSVYVHRGAHEAMGDGAVADGRGPLPPPLSIVHSPQEEMYEVSGLSPGGLSYMDGRSDSISTRLSNCDPPPSYEEATGEISLRRSETEQHLDPPPQYEDIVNSSSASAIALSPIVTNTK
- the PRRG1 gene encoding transmembrane gamma-carboxyglutamic acid protein 1 isoform X2, which encodes MDSVFLTEDKANSVLKRYPRANTFFEEFWQGDIEHECREEICSYEEAREAFENEEKTEFWKVYKNGLQGESNTGHNWYSFYLAFPLIIGLFIILIVIFVIWRCLFKKKTRRQSVYVHRGAHEAMGDGAVADGRGPLPPPLSIVHSPQEEMYEVSGLSPGGLSYMDGRSDSISTRLSNCDPPPSYEEATGEISLRRSETEQHLDPPPQYEDIVNSSSASAIALSPIVTNTK